In Flavobacteriales bacterium TMED191, the following proteins share a genomic window:
- a CDS encoding isoprenylcysteine carboxylmethyltransferase family protein, with translation MKNKIPPPIVTLLFGLAIYLSKNLFPHPNNHFLDWVSVLLLLFGIIIIRSAFLLFRNYKTTINPVNLTKTSSLVNTGIFKYTRNPMYLGMVLILLSIGLKFNLYGGIILVFIFVLFITKFQIIPEEKAMEKLFGQEFKNYKSITKRWI, from the coding sequence ATGAAAAACAAAATTCCACCCCCAATTGTAACGTTATTATTTGGTTTAGCTATTTATTTATCTAAAAACCTTTTTCCTCACCCTAATAATCATTTCCTAGATTGGGTTAGTGTTCTATTATTATTATTCGGCATTATTATAATCCGCTCGGCTTTTTTATTATTTAGAAATTATAAAACTACTATTAATCCGGTAAATCTCACAAAAACATCATCACTTGTCAATACTGGAATTTTTAAATATACTAGAAACCCGATGTATCTAGGAATGGTATTAATATTATTGTCTATAGGACTAAAATTTAATTTGTATGGCGGCATAATCCTTGTTTTTATATTCGTATTATTTATTACAAAGTTTCAAATTATTCCAGAAGAAAAAGCTATGGAAAAATTGTTTGGGCAAGAGTTCAAAAACTACAAAAGCATAACTAAACGTTGGATATAA